A stretch of Terriglobales bacterium DNA encodes these proteins:
- the ptsP gene encoding phosphoenolpyruvate--protein phosphotransferase codes for MASKASAGLELRFTCRLQAGVHARPASALAEFAARFSSECVITNLRTGAQANAKSVLSIIGADIRDGDECSVRITGLDEAEFQAALRRFVDHDLGQRERAALPSSEPKTKVGGRLPRALRDAGVVCYAGIPVSGGIAQGAVMVAGGIALPRGPGPAGPTDAKRELAKFEHALQAARARIRQMLARESAPAASGILRAHLALVNDVSLTESVSQRIASGASAGQAIADAGEFFAGMLSRSESAYVRERAIDVQEVCQQLLADILGPDFHAAAMELGPASVVVSRALAPQQLLALDRGRLAALVLEAEGATSHTAILARSLGIPAIVRVKGASQVLKAGQQVIVDANRGIVVPERTPAVERFYEREISVLARRKAVLERSAAAPAVTTDGVRIEVAANITSAAEAVAAFQAGADSVGVFRTEMLFVGRDELPGEEEQFAAYAAAARAGAGRPVIIRTLDIGGDKPVPSLNLPPEANPFLGFRGVRIYPEHEALIRRQVRALLRASAVGRVQMMAPMVSSAAEVRWMKALVADVQKQLQDEGVAYDPAMPAGIMLEVPAAAFLLDELGREADFFSLGTNDLAQYFFAADRGNAKVSGIASVQQPAFLRFLQQIADGVKRHGKWMGVCGEMAADPANLPLLVGLGLDEISAPASEIPLLKERVHQLSAADCKSVLARAIACADAEQVSELLAQVSAGDQRRPLLGQELVILNSEATSKEEVIRELVRALYVAGRTDEPDALEDALWAREATYSTGLGHGFAIPHCKTNSVRSGSMCVLKLSQPVNWGTTVDDAPVSVVILLALREADANRRHMQVFSQLARRLMSEEFRNGLAGLAEAGAVAAFLNQQLQVEVS; via the coding sequence ATGGCATCGAAGGCCAGCGCCGGGCTGGAGCTGAGGTTCACCTGCCGGTTGCAAGCCGGGGTGCACGCGCGTCCCGCCAGCGCGCTGGCTGAGTTTGCCGCGAGATTTTCGTCTGAGTGCGTGATTACAAACCTGCGAACGGGCGCGCAGGCGAACGCGAAAAGCGTGCTCTCCATCATCGGCGCCGATATCAGAGATGGTGACGAGTGCAGCGTGCGTATCACGGGGCTCGATGAGGCCGAGTTCCAGGCAGCGCTGCGGCGATTCGTTGATCACGACCTGGGGCAACGCGAGCGGGCGGCGCTGCCTTCGAGCGAGCCCAAGACAAAGGTCGGCGGCAGATTGCCGCGGGCGCTGCGCGACGCAGGCGTGGTTTGCTATGCCGGAATTCCCGTCAGCGGCGGCATCGCGCAAGGCGCGGTGATGGTGGCCGGCGGCATCGCGCTGCCACGCGGACCTGGCCCAGCCGGACCCACGGACGCCAAGCGGGAGCTGGCGAAGTTCGAGCACGCGCTTCAGGCTGCGCGCGCGAGGATCCGGCAGATGCTTGCTCGCGAGAGCGCGCCGGCTGCGAGCGGCATCCTGCGCGCCCATCTCGCCCTGGTGAACGATGTTTCGCTCACCGAGAGCGTGAGCCAGCGCATTGCAAGCGGCGCTTCAGCCGGGCAGGCGATTGCCGACGCCGGCGAGTTCTTCGCGGGAATGCTGAGCAGATCGGAGAGCGCCTACGTTCGCGAGCGCGCCATTGATGTGCAGGAGGTCTGCCAGCAGCTGCTCGCCGATATCCTCGGCCCGGACTTCCACGCCGCGGCCATGGAGCTCGGTCCGGCTTCGGTCGTCGTGAGCCGTGCGCTGGCGCCGCAGCAGTTGCTGGCGCTCGATCGCGGACGGCTCGCCGCCCTGGTGCTCGAGGCGGAAGGCGCCACGTCGCACACGGCGATATTGGCCCGCTCGCTGGGCATTCCCGCCATTGTGCGGGTGAAGGGCGCGTCGCAGGTCCTCAAAGCAGGGCAGCAGGTGATTGTCGACGCGAACCGCGGCATCGTGGTGCCCGAGCGCACGCCCGCGGTGGAGCGCTTCTACGAGCGCGAAATCAGCGTGCTGGCGCGGCGAAAAGCGGTGCTGGAGCGCAGCGCGGCTGCGCCCGCCGTGACGACGGACGGCGTGAGGATCGAAGTCGCCGCCAACATCACGTCCGCCGCGGAAGCCGTGGCAGCCTTCCAGGCCGGAGCCGATTCGGTCGGCGTGTTTCGCACGGAGATGCTCTTCGTCGGGCGCGATGAGTTACCGGGCGAAGAGGAGCAGTTTGCGGCGTACGCCGCGGCCGCGCGGGCAGGTGCGGGGCGGCCGGTCATCATCCGCACGCTCGACATCGGCGGCGACAAGCCGGTGCCCAGCCTGAACCTGCCGCCGGAAGCGAACCCGTTTCTCGGTTTCCGCGGCGTGCGCATTTATCCCGAGCACGAGGCGCTCATTCGCCGGCAGGTGCGCGCGTTGCTGCGGGCGTCGGCGGTGGGCCGCGTGCAGATGATGGCGCCAATGGTTTCGTCTGCCGCCGAGGTGCGATGGATGAAAGCGCTGGTGGCTGACGTCCAGAAGCAATTGCAGGACGAAGGCGTCGCGTACGATCCGGCAATGCCGGCCGGCATCATGCTGGAAGTGCCCGCGGCGGCGTTTCTGCTCGACGAGCTCGGCCGCGAGGCCGACTTCTTCAGCCTGGGCACGAACGACCTGGCGCAGTATTTTTTTGCGGCCGATCGCGGCAATGCGAAAGTCAGCGGCATCGCGAGCGTTCAGCAGCCGGCCTTCCTGCGATTTCTCCAGCAGATTGCCGATGGCGTGAAGCGCCACGGCAAATGGATGGGCGTTTGCGGTGAAATGGCGGCCGATCCCGCGAACCTGCCGTTGCTGGTGGGTCTGGGACTGGACGAGATCAGCGCGCCGGCCTCCGAGATTCCATTGCTGAAGGAGCGAGTTCACCAGCTTTCGGCAGCGGACTGCAAGAGCGTTCTGGCGCGGGCGATTGCTTGCGCCGATGCTGAGCAGGTCAGCGAGCTGCTCGCGCAGGTTTCCGCCGGTGACCAGCGCCGGCCGCTGCTGGGTCAGGAGCTTGTGATCCTCAACAGCGAGGCCACGAGCAAGGAAGAAGTCATCCGCGAACTGGTCAGGGCGCTCTACGTCGCGGGCCGTACCGACGAGCCGGACGCGCTGGAAGACGCACTCTGGGCGCGGGAAGCGACCTACTCCACCGGCCTCGGCCACGGTTTTGCGATCCCGCACTGCAAAACCAACTCAGTTCGCTCGGGATCGATGTGCGTTTTGAAACTCAGCCAGCCGGTGAACTGGGGAACGACCGTGGACGATGCGCCGGTGAGCGTGGTCATCCTGCTGGCCTTGCGCGAAGCCGACGCCAACCGCCGCCACATGCAGGTGTTCTCGCAGCTGGCGCGGAGGCTGATGTCGGAAGAATTCCGCAACGGTTTGGCCGGTCTCGCGGAAGCCGGCGCCGTGGCCGCGTTTCTCAATCAGCAGTTGCAAGTCGAAGTCAGCTAG
- a CDS encoding glycoside hydrolase family 38 C-terminal domain-containing protein, with protein sequence MTTAAQQKAPAQKTFPTAAPSGNSAAAGKNRAQNGGPASFADLSKTPTLYAVAYAHLDTQWRWEYPQTISEYLPKTMRSNFALFEKYPHYIFNFTGANRYRLMKEYYPQDFARLKQYVAAGRWYPAGSSMEEGDVNAPNAEFIIRQVLYGNNWFRREFGIASAEFMLPDCFGFPASLPTILTHAGVKGFSTQKLSSNWQPAPHVGGPDSPEKSPEGIPFNVGLWEGPDGTRILAALNPLSYTSEVDYDLSKTPPAAPPPPANPPANFRQRTLEDWPKRLQINGQLTGIFADYHYVGTGDIGGAPSETSVRLMEAIQTRSKAVLPALRFNFVRNQPIDPLPPPGPPVTVGDGPVRAVFTKADQMFLDILKCCSTDKMPRYKGDLELINHSAGSLTSQAYHKRWNRMNEVLGDAAEKASLVAEWLGGRRYPLERLNNAWTLVMGGHFHDNMAGTATPKAYEFTWNDDVLALNQFASVLTDATQSVASALDTQGPGTALVVYNALNIPREDVVDATVSLPHASAVRVTGPDGKPVPAQVLSSNDTFTRILFIARVPSVGYAVYNVQPGDGGATEAALHATDSALENERYAIKLNEAGDVASIFDKKLKRELLASPLRLAISTDNPQFWPAWNMDFEDEQRAPRAYVGGPAKVRVVESGPVRVAVQVTRDTEGSHFEQTVRLSAGDAGSRVEFANAIDWLTKGANLKATFPLSAVNKMATYNWDIGTIQRPNAEERQFEVASHQWIDLADQSGQFGVTVLTDAKNGSDKPNDNTLRLTLVRTPGTRGSYTDQGTQDLGHHEFVFGLAGHDGNWQKAETDWQAYRLNQPLLAFESARHPGALGKTFSLLKLSSSRVRVMALKKAERTDETIVRVVEVDGKEQRKLRIAFPKAIQAAREVNGQEQAVGPATVANGELITPLKPYQPRTFAVKLAAAPARVMPPRSQPVALAYDVSVATHDGRPTEGCFDCSLNRPTASQGKSLPAEMLPATIDLGGVRFRLAPAGTLNAVTARGQQIKLPAGNFKRAVLLAAAMGGDQRATVRAGGQPIELNIQDWTGYIGQWDNRGWESKDEKVSLPGTNNAQTVRAQVFNGVITPGFIKPATVAWFASHRHASDGANEPYQYSYLFAYPIALPSGATTLTLPDNERIRILAISVSEEGSDLRPAQPLYDTLVREGAAQ encoded by the coding sequence GTGACCACCGCTGCTCAACAGAAAGCCCCGGCACAGAAGACTTTCCCTACAGCGGCCCCGTCTGGGAACAGCGCGGCCGCGGGCAAGAACCGCGCGCAGAATGGCGGGCCAGCATCCTTCGCGGACCTGAGCAAGACACCGACGCTGTACGCCGTCGCCTACGCGCACCTGGACACGCAGTGGCGCTGGGAGTATCCGCAGACGATCAGCGAGTACCTGCCGAAGACGATGCGCAGTAATTTCGCGCTCTTCGAGAAGTATCCGCACTACATCTTCAACTTTACCGGCGCGAACCGTTATCGGCTCATGAAGGAGTACTACCCGCAGGATTTCGCGCGGCTGAAGCAGTACGTCGCGGCGGGGCGCTGGTATCCGGCAGGATCGTCGATGGAAGAAGGCGACGTGAACGCGCCCAACGCCGAGTTCATCATCCGGCAGGTGCTTTACGGCAACAACTGGTTCCGGCGCGAGTTCGGCATCGCCAGCGCCGAGTTCATGCTGCCCGACTGCTTCGGGTTTCCGGCGTCGCTGCCCACCATCCTGACGCACGCCGGCGTGAAGGGCTTCTCCACGCAGAAGCTTTCGTCGAACTGGCAGCCGGCGCCGCACGTCGGCGGACCGGATTCGCCGGAGAAAAGTCCCGAGGGCATTCCGTTCAACGTGGGCCTGTGGGAGGGTCCGGACGGCACGCGCATTCTCGCCGCGTTGAATCCGCTCAGCTACACCAGCGAAGTTGACTACGACCTGAGCAAGACGCCGCCGGCAGCGCCGCCTCCGCCCGCCAATCCCCCTGCCAACTTCCGCCAGCGCACGCTGGAAGACTGGCCGAAGCGGCTGCAGATCAACGGGCAGCTCACCGGCATCTTCGCCGATTATCACTACGTTGGCACGGGCGACATTGGCGGCGCGCCGAGCGAGACATCGGTGAGGCTGATGGAGGCGATCCAGACGCGCAGCAAGGCTGTGCTTCCGGCGCTGCGCTTCAACTTCGTGCGCAACCAGCCGATCGATCCGCTGCCGCCGCCCGGCCCGCCGGTCACTGTTGGCGACGGTCCGGTCCGCGCCGTGTTTACCAAAGCCGACCAGATGTTCCTCGACATTTTGAAGTGCTGCTCGACAGACAAGATGCCGCGCTATAAGGGCGACCTGGAGCTGATCAATCACTCGGCCGGGTCGCTGACCTCGCAGGCGTACCACAAGCGCTGGAACCGCATGAACGAGGTGCTCGGCGACGCGGCCGAGAAGGCTTCGCTGGTGGCAGAGTGGCTGGGCGGCCGGCGCTATCCGCTGGAGCGGCTCAATAATGCCTGGACGCTGGTGATGGGCGGCCACTTCCACGACAACATGGCAGGCACGGCCACGCCCAAGGCATACGAGTTCACCTGGAACGACGACGTGCTCGCCCTCAACCAGTTCGCGAGCGTGCTGACGGATGCCACGCAGAGCGTGGCCTCGGCGCTCGACACTCAAGGGCCCGGCACGGCCCTTGTGGTCTACAACGCGCTCAACATTCCGCGTGAAGATGTTGTGGACGCGACGGTTTCGCTGCCGCATGCCAGCGCGGTGCGCGTCACTGGGCCGGATGGCAAGCCAGTCCCCGCGCAAGTGCTCAGCTCGAACGATACGTTTACGCGCATCCTCTTTATTGCTCGCGTGCCCTCGGTCGGCTACGCGGTTTACAACGTACAGCCGGGTGACGGCGGCGCTACCGAGGCGGCCCTGCACGCCACCGACTCGGCCCTTGAAAACGAGCGCTATGCCATCAAGCTCAATGAAGCCGGCGATGTGGCCAGCATCTTCGACAAGAAGTTGAAGCGCGAGCTGCTGGCTTCACCGCTGCGGCTCGCCATCTCCACGGACAACCCGCAGTTCTGGCCGGCGTGGAACATGGACTTTGAAGACGAGCAGCGCGCGCCGCGCGCCTACGTTGGCGGCCCTGCGAAGGTGCGCGTGGTGGAGAGCGGGCCGGTCCGCGTGGCGGTCCAGGTGACGCGCGACACGGAAGGCTCGCATTTCGAGCAGACGGTGCGCCTGTCAGCCGGGGACGCGGGGAGCCGTGTAGAGTTCGCGAATGCTATCGACTGGCTTACAAAAGGGGCGAACCTGAAAGCCACGTTCCCGCTCAGCGCCGTCAACAAGATGGCGACCTACAACTGGGACATCGGCACCATCCAGCGGCCGAACGCGGAGGAGCGGCAATTCGAGGTTGCGTCGCACCAGTGGATTGATCTCGCCGACCAAAGCGGTCAGTTCGGCGTGACCGTGCTCACCGATGCGAAGAACGGCTCCGACAAACCGAATGACAATACCCTGCGCCTCACGCTGGTGCGCACGCCCGGCACGCGGGGCTCCTACACCGACCAGGGCACGCAGGACCTGGGACATCACGAGTTCGTTTTCGGGCTCGCCGGGCACGATGGCAACTGGCAGAAAGCGGAAACGGACTGGCAAGCGTATCGGCTCAATCAGCCGCTGCTTGCGTTTGAAAGCGCCAGGCATCCGGGCGCACTCGGCAAAACATTTTCATTGCTGAAGCTGAGCAGCAGCCGCGTGCGCGTGATGGCGCTGAAGAAAGCGGAGCGGACAGACGAAACCATTGTGCGAGTCGTTGAAGTCGACGGCAAAGAACAGCGGAAGCTCCGCATCGCATTCCCGAAGGCAATCCAGGCGGCGCGGGAGGTGAATGGACAGGAGCAGGCGGTGGGGCCTGCGACCGTGGCAAACGGCGAGCTGATCACGCCGCTGAAGCCGTATCAGCCGCGCACGTTTGCGGTGAAGCTCGCCGCTGCGCCGGCTCGCGTTATGCCGCCGCGCTCGCAGCCGGTGGCGCTGGCGTATGACGTCTCTGTCGCCACGCACGACGGCCGCCCCACCGAGGGCTGTTTCGACTGCTCGCTCAATCGCCCGACGGCGAGCCAGGGAAAGTCGCTGCCCGCGGAGATGCTGCCGGCCACGATCGATCTGGGCGGCGTACGCTTTCGGCTCGCACCCGCTGGGACCCTGAACGCGGTCACAGCTCGCGGCCAGCAGATCAAGTTGCCGGCCGGCAACTTCAAGCGCGCAGTCCTGCTTGCGGCCGCCATGGGAGGCGACCAGCGCGCGACTGTGCGCGCGGGCGGACAACCGATCGAGTTGAACATTCAGGACTGGACCGGCTACATCGGCCAGTGGGACAACCGCGGCTGGGAGAGCAAAGACGAGAAAGTGTCGCTCCCCGGTACAAACAACGCGCAGACGGTACGCGCGCAGGTCTTCAACGGGGTGATTACGCCGGGGTTCATCAAGCCAGCGACGGTGGCGTGGTTCGCGTCGCATCGGCATGCCTCCGACGGCGCCAACGAGCCGTACCAGTACTCGTACCTGTTTGCCTATCCGATTGCGCTCCCTTCGGGCGCAACCACGCTGACGCTGCCCGACAACGAGCGCATACGCATCCTGGCGATCAGCGTCTCGGAGGAAGGCAGCGACCTCCGGCCGGCGCAGCCGTTGTATGACACGCTGGTGCGGGAAGGAGCGGCGCAGTAG
- a CDS encoding PaaI family thioesterase — protein sequence MNDAASFAHVRKIFEDAPFLSDLGIKLTNAGRGWCEAEMRPQPRHRQQHGFVHAGVVTTLADHTAGGAARSSLDDTNDVITIEFKINFLQAASGARLQSVGRTLRAGRRIVVAESEVYSLEDGGKQLVAKCVSTLAVIPVKAAAAKAADAV from the coding sequence ATGAATGACGCTGCCAGCTTCGCCCACGTCAGGAAGATCTTCGAAGACGCGCCGTTCCTTTCCGACCTCGGCATCAAGCTGACGAACGCGGGCCGCGGCTGGTGCGAGGCGGAGATGAGACCACAGCCACGGCACCGGCAGCAGCACGGCTTTGTCCATGCCGGCGTGGTCACCACGCTCGCGGACCACACGGCCGGCGGCGCTGCGCGCTCGTCGCTGGACGACACCAACGACGTCATCACCATCGAGTTCAAGATCAACTTCCTGCAGGCGGCATCCGGCGCGCGGCTGCAATCGGTGGGCCGCACGCTGCGCGCAGGCCGGCGCATCGTGGTCGCCGAATCTGAGGTCTACAGCTTGGAGGATGGAGGCAAGCAGCTGGTAGCGAAGTGCGTATCAACGCTCGCGGTTATTCCCGTGAAGGCCGCCGCGGCGAAGGCGGCCGACGCTGTGTAA
- a CDS encoding DinB family protein, with the protein MATHQRSQSRRKRSRNAGTETQRIAGQMRRAWKGQAWHGPSLSEVLRGIDARAAAARPLPGAHSIWELALHIASWDVVIRRRLAGEVFAVTKQEDWPAVSEPATAAQWRKTVRALDAAHAKLIAAARRFPQDRLHDRVRGKKYSFYVMLHGIVQHDLYHAGQIALLKRALVP; encoded by the coding sequence ATGGCCACGCATCAGCGCAGTCAATCCCGGCGCAAGCGGAGCCGGAACGCGGGGACTGAAACGCAACGCATTGCCGGCCAGATGAGGCGGGCATGGAAGGGCCAAGCCTGGCACGGGCCGTCGCTCAGCGAAGTCTTGCGCGGCATCGACGCTCGCGCCGCGGCGGCGCGGCCTCTGCCGGGGGCCCACAGCATCTGGGAGCTGGCGCTCCACATCGCCAGCTGGGACGTCGTGATCCGGCGGCGGCTCGCAGGTGAGGTGTTCGCGGTGACGAAGCAAGAGGATTGGCCCGCCGTGTCCGAACCGGCGACGGCAGCACAGTGGCGAAAGACAGTACGCGCGCTGGACGCGGCGCATGCCAAGCTGATTGCCGCAGCTCGACGCTTCCCGCAGGACCGTTTGCACGATCGGGTACGCGGCAAGAAGTACAGCTTCTACGTTATGCTGCACGGAATTGTGCAGCACGACCTGTACCACGCCGGCCAGATCGCGTTGCTGAAGCGCGCGCTCGTCCCGTGA
- a CDS encoding DUF5522 domain-containing protein: MDPQSLADEAEPREGDDFYYEGPYRVWTAGYLRRRGFCCQSGCRHCPYGFKDAKAAEGG, from the coding sequence ATGGATCCACAGTCCCTGGCCGACGAAGCTGAGCCCCGCGAAGGCGATGACTTCTACTACGAAGGCCCCTACCGCGTCTGGACCGCCGGCTACCTGCGCCGGCGAGGCTTCTGTTGCCAGTCCGGATGCAGGCACTGTCCCTACGGATTCAAAGATGCAAAGGCCGCGGAAGGCGGCTGA
- a CDS encoding 4a-hydroxytetrahydrobiopterin dehydratase, protein MSAADLAAKNCVPCRGGVPPLAGAELNQLARQLPQWEVVNGHHLHRLYKLADFRSALDFVNKVGELAEQQGHHPDIMLAWGKVEVTLWTHKIDGLTESDFVMAAKIEQLAPAQK, encoded by the coding sequence ATGAGCGCAGCCGACCTTGCCGCCAAGAATTGCGTGCCGTGCCGGGGCGGTGTTCCTCCGCTCGCCGGCGCCGAACTCAATCAGCTCGCGCGCCAGCTCCCGCAGTGGGAGGTGGTGAACGGGCACCATCTGCACCGGCTCTACAAGCTTGCCGACTTCCGCTCGGCGCTCGACTTCGTCAACAAGGTGGGCGAGCTGGCCGAGCAGCAGGGACATCATCCCGATATCATGCTGGCCTGGGGCAAAGTTGAAGTCACGCTGTGGACACACAAAATTGACGGCCTAACCGAGAGCGACTTCGTCATGGCCGCCAAAATCGAGCAGCTCGCGCCGGCGCAGAAATAG
- a CDS encoding cysteine dioxygenase family protein, translating into MPTTTANVPIGDLVAELRRCNTASFEHIGEIRELLRRAPVAPETLTPYLMWDGQHYTRNLIDKTPLYELIAICWEVGQCSSIHNHKDQNCWMAVPIGRLLVQNYRVLQQDLSAGSCHIVPSDVVEMDPRNPCAVDPNEPVHKVYNPAEFAARAVSLHVYSRPFDSCVVYSEEQGKCGEIKLHYNSEYGNLSRR; encoded by the coding sequence ATGCCTACTACGACAGCGAATGTTCCGATTGGCGACCTGGTCGCCGAACTGCGGCGATGTAACACCGCGAGCTTCGAGCACATCGGTGAGATCCGCGAACTGTTGCGCCGCGCTCCGGTGGCGCCCGAAACCCTCACTCCTTATCTAATGTGGGACGGCCAGCACTACACGCGCAACCTCATTGATAAGACGCCGCTGTACGAGCTGATCGCTATCTGCTGGGAAGTGGGCCAGTGCAGCTCGATCCACAACCACAAAGACCAGAATTGCTGGATGGCGGTGCCCATCGGCCGCCTCCTGGTTCAGAACTACCGCGTGCTCCAGCAAGACCTCAGCGCCGGCAGTTGCCACATCGTTCCCTCAGACGTGGTAGAGATGGACCCGCGCAACCCCTGCGCGGTCGACCCGAACGAACCGGTGCACAAGGTGTACAACCCGGCCGAGTTCGCTGCGCGCGCGGTCAGCCTGCACGTCTACTCGCGGCCGTTCGACAGTTGCGTGGTGTATTCGGAAGAGCAGGGCAAGTGCGGCGAGATCAAGCTGCATTACAACAGCGAGTACGGCAATTTGAGCCGGCGTTGA
- a CDS encoding long-chain fatty acid--CoA ligase, with protein MQGNMMRFPLTLNHLLERAGKLFARSEIVSRLADRSLHRYSYADFHGRSRALGQALARAGIRRGDRVGTLMWNGYRHLECYFGIPAAGAALHTLNLRLHADELAYIVNHAEDRFLIVDDVLVPLLETFRDRIKVERILVAGESGAYESYEEFIAGSDGDFTCAAVEEDDAAALCYTSGTTGKPKGVLYSHRALVLHSFAICMADTFAISHQDTVMPVMPMFHANAWGVPFAAVMCGSKLVFPGRHVAPGLLLELAASERVTFSGAVPTVWLAVVMALDCAPQQWKLGPMRVVIAGSAPPESLIRRLNDHGIRVIHPWGLTETSPIATVCFPKQHMRGLSQDELLRLTTRQGLPCAFVEMRVMSDAGEAPWDGQSMAEVQLRGPWIAAKYFKTDEQTDKWTDDGWFRTGDVVTVDSEGYMKIADRTKDLIKSGGEWISSVDVENALVGHPAVAEAAVIAVAHPTWLERPLAVVVLCPGAKVSAEELRAYLAEQHSFAKWQLPDDFVFVSELPHTSTGKLLKTELRQQYAEWKWPSGRDTSL; from the coding sequence ATGCAAGGGAACATGATGCGGTTCCCGCTCACGCTCAACCATTTGCTGGAGCGCGCCGGGAAGCTGTTCGCGCGCTCCGAGATCGTTTCGCGGCTCGCCGACCGCAGCCTGCACCGCTACAGCTACGCCGACTTCCATGGCCGCTCCCGCGCACTGGGGCAGGCGCTGGCGCGCGCCGGCATACGGCGCGGCGACCGCGTGGGCACGCTGATGTGGAACGGTTACCGCCACCTGGAGTGCTACTTCGGCATTCCCGCCGCGGGCGCGGCGCTGCACACCCTGAATCTTCGCCTCCACGCTGACGAGTTGGCCTACATCGTGAACCACGCCGAAGACCGTTTTCTCATCGTGGACGACGTGCTGGTGCCGCTGCTGGAGACTTTTCGCGACCGCATTAAGGTGGAACGGATTCTCGTGGCCGGTGAAAGCGGCGCCTACGAAAGCTACGAGGAATTCATCGCCGGCTCTGACGGTGACTTCACTTGCGCCGCTGTCGAAGAAGACGACGCCGCCGCTCTCTGCTACACATCAGGCACAACCGGCAAACCCAAGGGCGTGCTCTACTCGCACCGCGCGCTGGTGCTGCACTCGTTCGCCATATGCATGGCTGATACGTTCGCCATCAGTCACCAGGACACGGTCATGCCGGTGATGCCGATGTTCCACGCCAACGCCTGGGGCGTGCCGTTTGCGGCGGTGATGTGCGGGAGCAAGCTCGTCTTCCCCGGCCGGCACGTTGCTCCCGGCCTGCTGCTGGAGCTGGCGGCCAGCGAGCGCGTCACATTCAGCGGCGCGGTGCCAACTGTTTGGCTCGCGGTGGTGATGGCGCTCGACTGCGCGCCGCAGCAGTGGAAGCTTGGCCCGATGCGGGTGGTGATTGCCGGATCGGCGCCGCCCGAGTCGCTGATCCGCCGGCTGAACGACCATGGCATTCGCGTGATCCATCCGTGGGGACTGACGGAAACTTCACCAATCGCAACCGTGTGTTTTCCCAAGCAGCACATGCGCGGGCTCTCGCAGGACGAGCTGTTGCGCCTGACCACGCGCCAAGGCTTGCCGTGCGCGTTCGTCGAAATGCGCGTGATGTCTGACGCGGGCGAGGCGCCCTGGGACGGGCAGAGCATGGCCGAAGTGCAACTCCGCGGGCCGTGGATCGCGGCGAAGTACTTCAAGACCGACGAACAGACGGATAAGTGGACCGACGACGGGTGGTTCCGCACCGGCGACGTGGTCACGGTGGACAGCGAGGGCTACATGAAAATCGCCGACCGCACCAAGGACCTGATCAAGTCGGGCGGCGAGTGGATCAGCTCCGTGGACGTGGAGAACGCGCTTGTCGGCCATCCCGCGGTGGCGGAAGCGGCGGTGATCGCCGTCGCCCACCCGACGTGGCTGGAGCGCCCACTGGCGGTTGTGGTGCTGTGTCCCGGAGCGAAGGTCAGCGCCGAAGAGCTACGCGCGTATCTCGCCGAGCAGCACAGTTTCGCCAAGTGGCAACTGCCGGATGACTTCGTGTTTGTCAGCGAGCTGCCGCACACCTCAACAGGTAAGCTGCTCAAGACGGAACTGCGCCAGCAGTACGCCGAGTGGAAGTGGCCCAGCGGCCGCGATACGTCGCTGTGA
- the trxA gene encoding thioredoxin — MAVNGILEVTDANFDSEVLKSEKPVMVDFWAAWCGPCRALAPVVDEVAAAYAGRVKIGKMDVDKNNATPQRYGVRGIPTLLIFKNGQVAEQIVGFVPKDAIQKALDKHV; from the coding sequence ATGGCAGTGAACGGAATTTTGGAAGTAACGGACGCGAACTTCGACTCCGAAGTACTCAAGTCCGAGAAGCCGGTGATGGTGGATTTCTGGGCCGCGTGGTGTGGCCCGTGCCGCGCGCTCGCGCCGGTGGTTGATGAAGTTGCCGCCGCTTATGCCGGCCGGGTGAAGATCGGCAAGATGGATGTGGACAAGAACAATGCCACCCCGCAGCGCTATGGCGTCCGGGGCATCCCCACGTTGCTCATCTTCAAGAACGGCCAGGTGGCCGAGCAGATTGTCGGCTTTGTGCCGAAGGACGCCATCCAGAAGGCGCTCGACAAGCACGTGTAA
- the lexA gene encoding transcriptional repressor LexA, which produces MAITKRQRQVYDFISEFVQRHGYSPSFEEIGKGLRLSSLATVHKHISNLERKGLLKRDYNRSRSIDVLPIRSRARQRVAEAASLPLVGRIAAGRPVEAMEQPETISLGDITRSKEVFCLQVTGASMQDEHIVDGDYVLVEKTNTARNGEIVVALVEGSETTLKRFYHEGERIRLQPSNSAMPPILVPAHSVQIQGRVIGVLRKY; this is translated from the coding sequence ATGGCTATCACCAAGCGGCAGCGCCAGGTGTACGACTTCATCTCCGAGTTCGTGCAGCGGCACGGGTATTCGCCATCGTTCGAAGAGATCGGCAAGGGGCTGCGCCTCAGTTCGCTCGCCACCGTGCACAAGCACATCAGCAACCTGGAAAGAAAGGGCCTGCTCAAGCGCGACTACAACCGCTCGCGCTCGATTGACGTGCTGCCCATCCGCAGCCGCGCCCGCCAGCGCGTGGCAGAGGCCGCTTCCCTGCCGCTGGTCGGCCGCATTGCCGCCGGGCGTCCGGTGGAGGCGATGGAACAGCCGGAGACGATTTCGCTGGGCGACATCACGCGCTCCAAGGAAGTCTTCTGCTTGCAGGTGACCGGCGCCTCGATGCAGGACGAGCACATTGTGGATGGCGACTACGTCCTGGTTGAGAAGACGAACACGGCGCGGAATGGGGAAATCGTGGTCGCTCTGGTGGAGGGGTCGGAGACGACGCTGAAGCGCTTCTACCACGAGGGCGAGCGCATCCGGCTGCAGCCTTCGAATTCGGCGATGCCGCCGATCCTGGTGCCGGCGCACTCGGTCCAGATACAGGGCAGGGTGATTGGGGTGTTGAGGAAGTACTGA